A stretch of Nonomuraea africana DNA encodes these proteins:
- a CDS encoding sulfotransferase family protein: MNWRRRVNKTFGDLTGFQLTRLPVAASEPEPEVRPPADPGSDRLLRAPVFLLCPVRSGSTLLRAVLNAHSMIHAPHELHVRRLTVGYGTPLVERAMDALGYNRADLEHLLWDRVLHRELVRSGKRIVVDKTPANAFAYRRIAACWPDARYVFLLRHPASVARSWQETSGRSADDAVTDSLRYMKAVERARTALPGLTVRYEDFTADPAGKAREICSFLDVPFEPGMLDYGDAPWVKGLGDWKDKIRTGTVQKGRPLPPIQEVPAPLRPLTTRWGYT, encoded by the coding sequence ATGAACTGGAGACGAAGGGTCAACAAAACCTTCGGAGACCTGACGGGCTTCCAGCTCACCAGGCTGCCCGTCGCCGCATCCGAACCGGAGCCCGAGGTCAGACCGCCCGCCGATCCCGGCTCCGACCGGCTCCTGCGCGCGCCGGTGTTCCTGCTGTGCCCGGTCAGGTCGGGCTCGACGCTCCTGCGCGCCGTGCTCAACGCCCACTCCATGATCCACGCCCCGCACGAGCTGCACGTGCGCAGGCTGACCGTCGGGTACGGCACGCCGCTGGTCGAGCGGGCCATGGACGCCCTCGGCTACAACCGGGCCGACCTGGAGCACCTGCTGTGGGACCGGGTCCTGCACCGCGAACTGGTCAGGAGCGGCAAGCGCATCGTCGTCGACAAGACGCCCGCCAACGCCTTCGCCTACCGGCGCATCGCCGCCTGCTGGCCCGACGCCCGCTACGTCTTCCTGCTGCGCCATCCCGCCTCCGTCGCCCGCTCCTGGCAGGAGACCTCGGGCCGCTCCGCCGACGACGCGGTCACCGACTCGCTGCGCTACATGAAGGCCGTCGAGCGGGCCAGGACGGCGCTGCCCGGGCTGACCGTGCGCTACGAGGACTTCACCGCCGACCCCGCGGGCAAGGCCCGCGAGATCTGCTCCTTCCTCGACGTCCCCTTCGAGCCCGGCATGCTCGACTACGGCGACGCCCCCTGGGTCAAGGGCCTCGGCGACTGGAAGGACAAGATCCGCACGGGAACGGTCCAAAAGGGCCGCCCGCTGCCCCCGATCCAGGAGGTGCCGGCCCCGCTGCGGCCGCTCACCACCCGGTGGGGCTACACGTGA